The Gillisia sp. Hel_I_86 genome has a segment encoding these proteins:
- a CDS encoding 3-hydroxyanthranilate 3,4-dioxygenase, whose amino-acid sequence MSINKPFNLTKWVEQNRDLLKPPVGNKNLYRESDDYIVMIVAGPNARKDYHYNETEELFFQLEGNIEIHVQDNGEKKTMELGPGDMYLHPGKVPHSPVRHEGSIGLVVERKRFGEEGKDGLLWFCDNCNTKLHEVYFPLHDIEKDFLGHFKNFYGSKELRTCDNCGTVMPVDERFINS is encoded by the coding sequence ATGTCAATAAACAAGCCTTTTAACCTTACTAAATGGGTAGAACAAAATAGGGATTTGCTGAAGCCGCCGGTGGGGAACAAGAATTTATATAGGGAAAGTGACGATTATATTGTGATGATCGTGGCGGGTCCCAACGCTCGTAAAGATTATCATTACAATGAGACGGAGGAACTATTCTTTCAGTTGGAAGGCAACATAGAAATTCATGTGCAGGACAATGGCGAGAAAAAAACGATGGAACTGGGGCCTGGCGATATGTATCTTCACCCTGGAAAAGTGCCACATTCCCCGGTAAGGCATGAAGGTTCTATTGGGCTTGTGGTAGAGCGCAAACGCTTTGGGGAAGAAGGGAAGGATGGCTTGTTGTGGTTTTGCGATAATTGCAATACCAAATTGCACGAAGTTTATTTTCCGTTGCACGATATAGAAAAAGATTTTCTGGGCCATTTTAAAAATTTTTATGGCAGTAAAGAGTTGCGCACCTGTGATAACTGTGGAACGGTGATGCCTGTAGACGAGCGATTTATTAATTCGTAG
- a CDS encoding aldehyde dehydrogenase family protein, with amino-acid sequence MSDIAEKFGIKQALKALGIKDINEGTSTGKDFFGSGEIIESYSPVDGSLIGKVKTTSKEDYEKVMNAATEGFKSWRTMPAPLRGEVVRKFNEELRRLKEPLGKLVSYEMGKSYQEGLGEVQEMIDICDFAVGLSRQLHGLTMHSERPGHRMYEQYHPLGVVGIISAFNFPVAVWAWNTALAWVCGDACVWKGSEKTPITSVACQKIAARVFEENNVPAGISCLVTGDYKVGEMMSTDKRIPLISATGSTRMGKIVASKVAERLGKTLLELGGNNAIIVTPDADIKMTVIGAVFGAVGTAGQRCTSTRRLIIHDSIYDKVKDAILAAYRQLRIGNPLDENNHVGPLIDKDAVKNYQNALTKVVEEGGNIIVEGGVLEGKGFESGCYVKPAIAEAKNSYEIVQHETFAPVLYMMKYSGTVEDALEVQNGVNQGLSSAIMTNNLREAEHFLSVNGSDCGIANVNIGTSGAEIGGAFGGEKETGGGRESGSDAWKVYMRRQTNTINYTTELPLAQGIKFDL; translated from the coding sequence ATGAGTGATATAGCAGAAAAGTTTGGGATTAAACAAGCCTTAAAAGCCTTAGGGATTAAAGATATTAATGAAGGAACTTCTACCGGAAAAGATTTTTTTGGGAGTGGTGAAATTATTGAATCTTATTCTCCTGTAGATGGTTCTTTAATAGGAAAGGTGAAAACTACCTCAAAAGAGGATTATGAAAAAGTTATGAACGCTGCTACCGAAGGATTTAAATCCTGGAGAACAATGCCAGCTCCTTTACGTGGTGAAGTAGTTAGAAAATTCAACGAAGAACTTCGAAGGTTGAAAGAGCCTTTAGGGAAATTGGTTTCTTACGAAATGGGAAAATCTTACCAAGAAGGTTTGGGAGAAGTACAGGAAATGATAGATATCTGTGACTTTGCTGTGGGATTGTCCCGCCAGTTGCACGGACTTACCATGCATTCTGAGCGTCCAGGACATAGAATGTACGAGCAATACCATCCACTTGGGGTAGTAGGGATTATTTCTGCTTTTAACTTCCCAGTGGCCGTTTGGGCCTGGAACACCGCTTTGGCTTGGGTTTGTGGAGATGCTTGTGTTTGGAAAGGTTCTGAAAAAACACCAATTACCTCTGTAGCTTGCCAAAAAATTGCTGCCAGGGTTTTTGAAGAAAACAATGTGCCGGCAGGAATTTCTTGTCTCGTAACAGGAGATTATAAAGTAGGGGAAATGATGTCTACAGATAAGCGCATTCCGCTTATTTCTGCTACCGGATCGACCCGAATGGGTAAGATCGTTGCTTCTAAAGTAGCAGAACGTCTTGGAAAAACTTTATTGGAATTAGGAGGGAACAATGCGATTATTGTAACTCCAGATGCCGATATTAAAATGACCGTTATTGGTGCTGTATTTGGTGCTGTAGGAACTGCAGGACAACGTTGTACTTCTACCAGAAGACTTATAATTCATGATTCTATTTACGATAAGGTAAAAGATGCGATCCTTGCGGCTTATAGGCAATTGCGTATTGGAAACCCTTTGGATGAAAATAATCACGTGGGACCACTTATAGATAAAGATGCGGTTAAAAATTACCAGAACGCTTTGACCAAAGTTGTTGAAGAAGGTGGAAATATCATCGTTGAAGGTGGTGTGTTGGAAGGTAAAGGATTTGAAAGTGGATGTTATGTAAAACCGGCAATTGCTGAAGCAAAGAACTCTTACGAGATCGTACAGCATGAAACTTTTGCTCCGGTATTGTACATGATGAAATATTCTGGAACTGTTGAAGATGCTTTGGAAGTGCAAAACGGGGTAAATCAAGGGCTTTCTTCTGCAATTATGACCAATAACTTAAGGGAAGCAGAACACTTCTTATCTGTTAACGGATCTGACTGTGGGATTGCCAATGTAAATATTGGAACCAGTGGTGCTGAGATTGGTGGAGCCTTTGGAGGTGAGAAAGAAACCGGTGGAGGGAGAGAGTCTGGATCTGATGCATGGAAAGTGTATATGAGAAGACAAACCAACACCATTAACTATACTACGGAATTGCCATTGGCGCAAGGGATCAAGTTTGATTTGTAG
- a CDS encoding 3'-5' exonuclease gives MVRKLHLENVLFLDIETVPEEKDFNNLSEVKQKLWDDKSKYQRKEDFTAEEFYDRAGIWAEFGKIACISVGYFTFKDEKRAFRITSYKGEELALLQEFSHLLNTHFYKPQHLLCAHNGKEFDFPFLARRILIHGLPLPSKLDLFGKKPWEVPHLDTLELWKFGDYKHYTSLKLLTNVLGIQTPKDDIDGSEVRDVYYEEGNIDRIVTYCEKDVIAIAQIILKFRQEKLLEDFEITSV, from the coding sequence ATGGTTCGAAAACTGCACCTTGAAAACGTTCTGTTTCTGGATATAGAAACGGTTCCCGAAGAAAAGGATTTTAATAACCTCTCAGAGGTGAAACAAAAACTTTGGGACGATAAATCGAAATACCAGCGAAAGGAAGATTTTACAGCTGAAGAATTTTACGATCGTGCAGGAATTTGGGCCGAATTTGGAAAAATCGCTTGCATTTCGGTGGGTTATTTCACATTCAAAGATGAAAAAAGGGCTTTTAGGATCACTTCGTACAAAGGAGAGGAATTAGCACTGCTACAGGAATTCTCTCATTTATTGAACACCCATTTTTATAAACCTCAGCATTTGCTCTGTGCGCATAATGGTAAGGAATTCGATTTTCCTTTTCTAGCCAGAAGAATACTTATTCATGGATTACCGCTGCCATCCAAATTGGACCTTTTCGGAAAAAAACCTTGGGAAGTGCCACATTTGGACACTTTGGAATTATGGAAGTTTGGCGATTATAAGCATTATACTTCCCTAAAACTTCTCACCAACGTTCTGGGAATCCAAACTCCAAAAGATGATATCGATGGTTCGGAGGTGAGAGACGTTTATTATGAAGAAGGGAACATCGATAGAATTGTCACTTATTGCGAAAAAGATGTAATCGCTATCGCACAAATTATTTTAAAGTTCAGGCAAGAAAAACTTTTGGAGGATTTTGAGATTACTTCTGTTTAG
- a CDS encoding serine hydrolase domain-containing protein, whose product MKLLLKIIGGFLATILLIVVLLFLFDYDYLLKGIQVVYFQGHKTAYIDDYTEFENRVIESGENFDEWPLSPDYNKTTPAGRLQKTNEELGTVAFLIIKNDSIWYEKYAPNYGIDSKTNSFSMAKSITVALLGKAIKDAYIKSLNQPVGDFLPEFNKDKQAALTVGDLASMSSGLNWDEDYYNPFSQTAKAYFGDDIRKEALNLKVIEEPGNAFKYLSGNTILLGMVIEKATGQELSTYLSDSFWKPLGMKENAFWQLDSEESGMEKAYCCIASNARDFARFGKLFKDNGKWNGEQLLDSEFVETATKARFEDSPQYGYGFWLSDYKGKEIFYMRGILGQYVIVVPEDDLIIVRLGHELIPRKEGENHAKDFFIYIDEAYKMLANGSKTAP is encoded by the coding sequence ATGAAGTTACTCTTAAAAATTATAGGCGGGTTTTTGGCAACTATTCTGTTAATTGTTGTGCTCTTGTTCTTGTTCGATTACGATTATCTCTTGAAGGGAATCCAGGTGGTCTATTTTCAAGGTCATAAAACCGCTTATATAGATGATTATACAGAATTTGAGAATAGAGTAATTGAATCGGGAGAAAATTTTGATGAATGGCCTTTGAGCCCAGATTACAATAAGACAACCCCCGCAGGACGCCTTCAGAAAACAAATGAGGAACTGGGAACCGTTGCGTTTTTAATTATCAAGAATGACAGTATCTGGTATGAGAAGTATGCGCCAAATTATGGCATAGATTCCAAAACCAATTCTTTTTCAATGGCAAAATCCATTACGGTGGCACTTTTAGGGAAAGCAATTAAAGATGCATATATTAAGAGCTTAAATCAGCCGGTAGGAGATTTTCTACCGGAATTCAACAAGGATAAACAGGCAGCCTTGACAGTTGGGGATCTTGCTTCCATGTCATCTGGCCTTAATTGGGATGAGGATTATTACAATCCGTTCTCTCAAACAGCAAAAGCATATTTTGGGGACGATATTAGAAAAGAGGCCTTGAATTTAAAAGTGATAGAAGAGCCCGGGAATGCCTTTAAATATTTAAGCGGAAACACCATTTTACTGGGAATGGTAATAGAAAAAGCTACAGGGCAGGAGCTATCAACCTATTTAAGTGATAGTTTTTGGAAACCCTTAGGGATGAAGGAAAACGCTTTTTGGCAATTGGACTCTGAGGAAAGTGGGATGGAAAAAGCCTATTGCTGCATTGCCTCCAATGCCCGCGATTTTGCACGTTTCGGGAAACTTTTCAAGGACAACGGAAAATGGAATGGGGAACAACTATTAGACTCGGAATTCGTAGAAACAGCCACCAAAGCAAGGTTTGAGGATTCGCCACAATATGGATACGGATTTTGGTTAAGCGATTACAAGGGAAAAGAGATCTTTTATATGCGAGGGATATTGGGGCAATATGTAATTGTTGTTCCCGAAGATGACCTTATAATCGTTAGATTAGGACATGAATTAATACCCAGGAAAGAGGGAGAAAATCACGCAAAGGATTTCTTTATATATATAGATGAAGCCTATAAAATGTTAGCCAATGGTTCGAAAACTGCACCTTGA
- a CDS encoding methylated-DNA--[protein]-cysteine S-methyltransferase, protein MTTLLKTPLGIAEVSGDELGISKIEILDQEEFQQEEVPKELETAVDQLKGYFSGELKNFTLKMNPAGTNFQKQVWQALNKIPYGETRSYLELSKELGNVKAIRAVAAANGKNPLWIVIPCHRVIGSDGSLTGYAGGLWRKKWLLDFENPPLQQELF, encoded by the coding sequence ATGACGACCTTACTTAAAACACCATTAGGAATTGCTGAAGTCTCTGGTGATGAACTGGGCATCAGCAAAATTGAGATTTTAGATCAAGAAGAATTTCAACAGGAAGAGGTCCCAAAAGAATTAGAAACTGCGGTAGATCAATTAAAGGGATACTTTTCTGGCGAACTAAAAAATTTCACTCTTAAGATGAATCCGGCTGGCACCAATTTTCAGAAACAAGTCTGGCAAGCCTTAAATAAGATCCCTTATGGAGAAACCCGTTCCTATTTAGAACTTTCCAAAGAACTTGGAAATGTAAAAGCCATTCGTGCAGTTGCCGCAGCAAATGGAAAAAACCCTTTATGGATTGTAATTCCTTGTCATCGGGTAATAGGTAGCGATGGTTCCTTAACTGGATATGCCGGAGGGTTATGGAGAAAAAAATGGCTTTTGGATTTCGAAAACCCTCCACTACAGCAAGAACTTTTTTAA
- a CDS encoding CNNM domain-containing protein, whose product MELLILYAVLAIFFSFLCSILEAVLLSITPTYIRVKKREGKAYANTLKHFKQNIDKPLIAILTVNTIAHTVGAILVGVQAEKVFGGGGNSVGIVSAIMTLAILILSEIIPKTIGATYWQSLGKFTAIILKILLFPLKYTGILWLMLLTTKLIGKSAHVSTMSREEFLAITDAAEEEGFFEENETTVIKNLLVFKSVMAKDVMTPFTVATIENESTTIEKFHRTHKNLKFSRIPVYKDKPNNISGFVLKDDILEEIIDEKGQQPLSILKREVFITDRNTPIPELFEIFIKRKAHISIVADEFGNTIGLVTMEDIIETLLGLEIMDESDHIEDMQLMARQNWEKRAKKLGLIQQNDSETKSTKNDDLT is encoded by the coding sequence ATGGAATTACTTATTCTTTATGCTGTTTTGGCAATTTTCTTTTCATTTTTATGCTCTATTCTAGAAGCGGTTTTACTTAGCATCACCCCTACCTATATTCGCGTTAAAAAAAGGGAAGGGAAAGCCTATGCAAACACCCTAAAGCATTTCAAACAAAATATCGACAAACCACTCATCGCTATTCTTACTGTAAACACTATTGCTCACACCGTTGGAGCAATCCTAGTAGGAGTACAAGCAGAGAAAGTTTTTGGTGGCGGAGGAAATTCGGTAGGGATCGTATCTGCTATTATGACCCTTGCAATCCTGATTCTGTCAGAAATAATACCCAAAACAATTGGAGCAACTTATTGGCAATCGCTTGGGAAATTTACAGCAATAATTTTGAAAATTTTACTTTTCCCATTGAAATACACCGGTATACTTTGGTTAATGTTGCTCACCACCAAATTAATAGGGAAATCGGCACATGTAAGTACCATGAGTAGAGAAGAGTTTTTGGCAATTACTGATGCCGCTGAAGAAGAAGGCTTTTTTGAAGAAAATGAAACTACTGTAATCAAAAACCTACTTGTGTTTAAATCGGTTATGGCAAAGGATGTAATGACACCATTTACTGTGGCTACCATTGAAAATGAATCTACCACCATTGAAAAATTTCACCGAACTCATAAAAATTTAAAATTCTCCAGAATTCCGGTTTATAAGGATAAGCCCAATAATATCTCCGGATTCGTGCTCAAAGATGATATTCTTGAGGAAATTATAGACGAAAAAGGCCAGCAACCTCTAAGCATCTTAAAAAGAGAGGTTTTTATCACAGACCGCAACACCCCGATTCCGGAGCTTTTTGAGATTTTTATTAAGCGTAAAGCGCATATATCAATAGTAGCCGATGAATTCGGTAATACTATTGGGTTGGTAACAATGGAAGACATTATTGAAACGCTCTTAGGACTTGAAATCATGGATGAGAGCGATCATATTGAAGATATGCAACTCATGGCTAGGCAAAACTGGGAAAAGCGCGCCAAAAAACTTGGTCTTATTCAGCAAAATGATTCTGAGACAAAATCTACAAAGAATGACGACCTTACTTAA